Proteins encoded in a region of the Photobacterium profundum SS9 genome:
- a CDS encoding IS4-like element ISPpr4 family transposase translates to MTMTLFEQHQLPCILESRLSKRYQTLIMEHMTVNSSNAPGVKSLRHHTQSWASTQATWRFYHNEDVTFPMLSGPMLGLARSGVKESQSRYVLMAHDWCHINFAKHHSKLDKTKMSHALDVGYELQASLLVDANTGAPIAPAGLNLLTSNGIYQCRSQELQPKQSHLDSLFDSIHWQEQLDLDKPLVHVVDREADSAKDLRRLGSVHWLTRTKKGSTFRHEGQFKTAEIISRTISPDLKGVISLRGKEGYLFVGETTVELHRKSEKLASAAPTCRFVMSLVTDDEGKELARWYLLSNVLDVDATEIATWYCHRWNIESWFKLLKSDGHQLEKWQQTTAESILKRLITASVATTLIFKLYSDSSDEANEFKGFLVKLSGRLTKRTKPVTQPSLLAGLWVFLQMCEVLDTYTMDEINAMRQIASSFFAQSV, encoded by the coding sequence TTGACGATGACTCTTTTTGAACAACATCAATTACCCTGTATCCTTGAATCAAGATTATCTAAGCGTTATCAGACCCTTATAATGGAACACATGACAGTTAATTCTAGCAATGCACCAGGTGTAAAATCTCTTCGCCACCACACACAATCATGGGCATCGACACAAGCAACATGGCGTTTTTATCATAATGAGGATGTGACTTTTCCTATGCTAAGTGGCCCGATGCTGGGTCTTGCTCGTTCTGGTGTGAAAGAAAGTCAAAGTCGATATGTATTAATGGCTCATGATTGGTGCCATATCAATTTCGCTAAACATCATAGTAAGTTAGATAAAACTAAGATGTCACACGCTCTCGATGTTGGCTACGAACTGCAAGCGTCTTTATTGGTAGACGCAAATACTGGCGCACCCATTGCTCCAGCAGGTCTTAACTTACTGACAAGCAACGGTATTTATCAATGCCGAAGCCAAGAGTTACAACCCAAGCAAAGTCACCTAGATTCACTCTTTGACAGCATTCATTGGCAAGAACAATTAGATTTAGACAAGCCCCTGGTGCATGTTGTTGATAGAGAAGCAGATTCAGCGAAAGACTTAAGACGTTTAGGCTCAGTTCACTGGCTAACTCGAACTAAAAAAGGCTCAACGTTCCGTCACGAAGGTCAGTTTAAAACGGCTGAAATCATCAGTCGAACAATCTCCCCAGACTTGAAAGGTGTTATTTCTCTTCGAGGTAAAGAGGGCTATTTGTTTGTTGGTGAAACGACTGTTGAGTTACACCGGAAATCAGAAAAGCTCGCGTCAGCGGCGCCCACCTGTCGCTTTGTTATGAGCCTAGTCACGGATGATGAAGGTAAAGAGCTAGCAAGATGGTATCTGCTGTCTAACGTGTTGGATGTTGATGCAACAGAGATCGCAACGTGGTATTGCCATCGCTGGAATATTGAATCTTGGTTTAAGTTATTGAAGTCAGATGGTCATCAGTTAGAAAAATGGCAGCAAACTACTGCGGAGTCAATATTAAAGCGTCTGATCACAGCCAGTGTTGCAACGACGTTGATATTTAAGCTTTATTCGGACAGCTCGGATGAAGCTAATGAATTTAAAGGTTTTTTGGTTAAGCTGAGTGGTCGTTTAACTAAGCGAACAAAGCCTGTCACTCAGCCATCACTGCTTGCGGGACTATGGGTTTTCCTACAAATGTGTGAAGTACTAGATACCTACACCATGGATGAGATAAACGCGATGAGGCAAATAGCCAGTTCGTTTTTTGCTCAATCTGTGTAG